A single Oncorhynchus mykiss isolate Arlee chromosome 22, USDA_OmykA_1.1, whole genome shotgun sequence DNA region contains:
- the LOC110501960 gene encoding tubulin alpha chain, which translates to MRECISMHVGQAGVQMGNACWELYCLEHGIQPDGQMPSDKTRGGGDDSFNTFFSETGAGKHVPRAIFVDLEPTVIDEVRTGIYRQLFHPEQLITGKEDAANNYARGHYTIGKEIIDIVLDRTRKLADQCTGLQGFLIFHSFGGGTGSGFTSLLMERLSVDYGKKSKLEFAVYPAPQVSTAVVEPYNSILTTHTTLEHSDCAFMVDNEAIYDICRRNLDIERPSYTNLNRLIGQIVSSITASLRFDGALNVDLTEFQTNLVPYPRIHFPLATYAPVISAEKAYHEQLSVADITNACFEPANQMVKCDPRHGKYMACCLLYRGDVVPKDVNSAIAAIKTKRSIQFVDWCPTGFKVGINYQPPTVVPGGDLAKVQRAVCMLSNTTAIAEAWARLDHKFDLMYAKRAFVHWYVGEGMEEGEFSEAREDMAALEKDYEEVGTDSVGEEDEEGEEY; encoded by the exons ATG cgTGAGTGTATTTCCATGCATGTGGGCCAAGCCGGAGTCCAGATGGGTAACGCCTGTTGGGAGCTGTACTGCCTGGAGCATGGGATCCAGCCGGACGGACAGATGCCCAGTGACAAGACTCGTGGAGGTGGAGACGACTCTTTCAACACCTTCTTCAGTGAGACCGGAGCCGGAAAGCATGTCCCCCGTGCCATCTTCGTAGATCTGGAGCCCACTGTCATCG ATGAGGTGAGGACAGGTATCTATCGTCAGTTGTTCCACCCTGAGCAGCTGATCACTGGTAAAGAAGATGCTGCCAACAACTACGCCCGCGGTCACTACACCATTGGCAAGGAGATCATTGACATTGTGCTGGACAGGACACGCAAACTG GCTGACCAGTGTACAGGTCTCCAGGGGTTCCTCATCTTCCACAGCTTCGGAGGAGGCACCGGTTCTGGTTTCACCTCCCTGCTGATGGAACGTCTGTCTGTCGACTACGGAAAGAAGTCTAAGCTTGAGTTTGCCGTTTACCCAGCTCCTCAGGTGTCCACGGCTGTGGTGGAGCCCTACAACTCCATCCTGACCACTCACACCACCCTGGAGCACTCTGACTGTGCCTTCATGGTGGACAATGAGGCCATCTATGACATCTGCCGTAGGAACCTTGACATTGAGCGTCCCTCATACACCAACCTCAACAGGCTCATTGGTCAGATCGTCTCCTCCATCACTGCCTCCCTGCGTTTCGATGGAGCCCTGAATGTTgatctgacagagttccagaccaACTTGGTGCCCTACCCCCGTATCCACTTCCCACTGGCCACATATGCACCAGTCATCTCCGCTGAGAAGGCCTATCACGAGCAGCTGTCAGTCGCTGACATCACCAACGCCTGCTTTGAGCCGGCCAatcagatggtgaagtgtgaccCTCGTCACGGCAAATACATGGCCTGCTGTCTCCTGTACCGTGGTGACGTTGTTCCCAAAGATGTCAACTCTGCCATCGCTGCCATCAAAACCAAGAGGAGTATCCAGTTTGTGGACTGGTGTCCCACTGGCTTCAAGGTGGGTATCAACTACCAGCCCCCTACGGTGGTTCCTGGAGGAGACCTGGCCAAGGTCCAGAGGGCTGTGTGCATGCTGAGTAACACCACAGCCATCGCCGAGGCCTGGGCCCGTCTGGACCACAAGTTTGACCTGATGTATGCCAAGAGAGCCTTTGTGCACTGGTACGTTGGTGAGGGCATGGAGGAGGGAGAGTTCTCTGAGGCCAGAGAAGACATGGCAGCCCTGGAGAAGGATTATGAAGAGGTGGGCACTGACAGCGTgggagaagaggatgaggagggagaggaatatTAA